GTTTCCCCTTATGACATCCATGAGTTCAATGAATTGctcacacaattttttcaattgcagaCTGATTTCAGTGAACTCCGTAATGAAGAGGAGATTGGGAAGCTAACGGCGGCTCTAAAAGCTAGCAATTAAGAACTTCATATAGTAAAAGCTGAATTGGCAATGCTAGAACAAAAATGTGCAACATCTGTGAAAGCAGATGTAATTCAAGAAGATTTACTCGAGGTAAAAGAGTACATGAAAGAGGTTCTCGATCTACAAAGGCGCCATTCGACGACATCCCAAGAAGATAAAGAAAATTCGAATATGGTaaccagccctatgcatcgcctCCGCTCTTTCTGTTCTTTTAGCATCCGGAGGGATATCTTAGTTCCAATAAATCCAATACTTGGactcatatttttctattgtgtattttgctaatgtaattaattaattttataaacaattgtatttgttgcaaatttcaaacattgattgatactattacttgactaataataataatagtaattataatatttaaacattgataaTCTACCTTAAAAtagacttttttattaattagtttagaTATTTCCGCTCTCTAAGAATATATTTTCGCgcgtaatttatttataatcagggtggAGACTTGATCGGGAAACCGGGAAAGACTGAGATAAAAACGGGAAATGAcctggaattaaattaatttttacttcatctacagttgcagggcattcaattcaaaataattatcatttttatattataaaagggagtttttaggattaaaatgtgtagctTCGAGCTATACGTTATAGTATAACagtaaatagctcatttttcaacccaacaaaataatttttaattaaaatgatgaaccttaaatttaaaaaataatcattttcaacagacgagtttgtttttcaaccaggtaaatttatttctaacccaaaagattagttttaatctcaaattatgaatatttaactggaatacttgaatttttaaccaaaaagaataatttttgaataaggagattaactttcaaagaaaaactgattttttttaccaaaaagtcggtatcgttttaaaaatataactaatatttttaaaacgatatgAACTTTCATTTAATATGATCAatattccaacaataaaattaatgttgaacaaaaGGGTTCAGATTTTGAcctggaacagggattttttaaactcctttcttccaAACCCcactgtaaattctttaaaaaaattaccgttccatctaaaaaattccttgtccaaaggaaaattgtattactttaccgaaactccctgtcttaaaataaaaacgataatttttttactcatattCCCTGGAACcgtagataaatttaaaattgcttttctaaattgaaaaaaatgactaaaatattgagaacttgaatttttctacaaacagAAGTAAATTCTCGGCTTTTAACTCAATTCTGGGTTTTTCCTGGTTTCCCGTTAAAGTCGCCAccctaattataaataaattatatatagacANNNNNNNNNNNNNNNNNNNNNNNNNNNNNNNNNNNNNNNNNNNNNNNNNNNNNNNNNNNNNNNNNNNNNNNNNNNNNNNNNNNNNNNNNNNNNNNNNNNNTagttgcttataaaattaattaattatattagaaaaataaacaatagaaaaatatgaatacaattcaaactgttttttaaataatgatctTTCCATTCAATTTTCCTATTaataaattacatgttttcatgaatttttaggaTTACTAATTACAGGTACTCTTATTGTTACTGAACACTTTGctcttccttttatatttataaaaagtatcaattttattgcaatttagtgtttttcctataaataacaatgcacaGACAGACCTACCTGATTGGAGCGcaatctattggatttattttaacTGCGATACTCCTCCGGATGGTAAAATAACAATtaccacatacacatacacgggcgTTGCATAGGGCAAGGCTTAAGGTTAGCAACTTAGCTAACCTTAAGAATTCATGCACAGTAACTTGTCTGATCGCAATGTATAAGATCTTCatagctattctaaatgatagaaTAATTGCTCGAAAAATCGGGCTTGTGTGGCAAGAGATGCACGAACAACGTGActgaaagaaaggcgtagcaagATGTCGTGATAACCTGCTTATCATTAGATGTGTCTGCAAGGACGCAGCATTTTTCCAGCGCTACCTAGTATCAATGGTCTGGGTGGACTGAGGGAAAGCTTTCGAATCAACCTCCCACGGACTTACCATATGTCTGTTAGAAAGCTCAAAGTTTCATCCATATCGAgccgtcctaacggtaggatgccaacgcatgCGATAcaacttgacggtacttaacaaaaaataaaaacaatgaaaagcTGCCCGAGAAGTTAGCGGTAGAAAGTCTTGCTCagggaattgagcaagatgaaccTAGAAGTTGGTCAAAACTAAAAGATACTTGCTCGCTCGATCAAATCATAGAAGTGCTATCTCGGACGAGCAAAGCATGAAGTTGCCACTTCTTACTTATAtcctaaacgcgagaagtggtaCCTTAATGCTTCGCTCGTCCGAGATAGCACTTTCAcgatttgatggagcgagcgagcatcttttagttttgcCAAACagctagcttcatcttgctcaattccgcaaGCTAAAACTTTCTAGCACTAATTTCTCGGTTAACTttgtattgtttatatttttggttaagtatcatctagtctatcgcgtgcgttggcaccctatTGTTAGGACGCCTTGATATATCATGAGATGTATAGAGAAATttatgccactttggaaaaccagatttactatctcatctggaaaacatcgtgtgaAATTAACAGCTTCACCTTTCCGAGGGGTGTTTTTCAGGGTGACACCGTGAGCCTACTTCTTTTTTACTTCACATTGTTGCCACTATTTCTTTTAATTCGGCATTCCGAAGATTAgaaaggaaaatttaatggcaCCCCCAAAGACCCGAGTTCCTTGACTGAAGCGCTTCACGATAACTTGGCGCTATATATGCCTATATACACCTATATATGTCTGGGTGTACCACAGAGCCGTATACAGGACGCAATATGGATTTGGAATGTACTCCGGTGTAAATACAAACGTCTTAGTCGGCAGAGCAGATCTTCCGAACTGTTGACGAGGAACGAAGTATCtacaacaaacatgcttgccgtcccactATTACTTTATTCATGTGtaatagttccatggacgaagacgTGACCCAGATCCCACGATATAGGGTCACGAAAAGTTAACGCAAAGGAGGGTTTATGTACAAAGTAGCGGAAGAGACTACTGAAACGCTTGGCCTTAATTTCAATATCAGGGATAAGCCAAATGTATCAAACATTATCCATCTCGATTACTCACTCCCGTAGGCTCAGATCAAGAAGGCACAGAAGAAAACCTTCTGTCTGCAGCTTCTCAACAAGAGggtgcacggcatcttccacagataTGTGAAGGATCATTCGATGTTATAAGCTAATGTTTGCTGTCCTTAAATCACGCAGATTAAAGTCGgatacggagggttttattttgtcATGTCATGACGGGTTCATTTCCACATTGTCCTACAGTCGcaacattttcagccaagacattCCAAATTATATCTGCAGGTCTATCGCTTTTACGGCATTAGACGTAGTACCGCTTCGCCTAGAACTTCATATTCTTGAGAATTGATTTTGGTATTGTTGCGGTTATaccctgaaaattattttaagctgGTCGTCCTGATCTTGTATGCATTTGGAGATGCCAAGCTACctctggttaatagcctgaaaatcaTCTCTGCATGAAAATGAAATGCTAAGACAGGTACCAGTAAGAACAACTCAGAGGAGTTGTCCTTTGATCGCTTTGTGTCCTCAGAGTGCATGGGACTTTTGCTGGATCGATATATTGAATCCATGGCAGACTGTAAACacatatctcacggtcgtgagacgctAATACGGCTGAAATCTCACTGCGATTTCACCGGAGGCGGGTACAATTTTGTATATGTGATATACAAGCACAAAGTACCATATACGTGATCTTACAAGTAACTGCAACAATGGCAAGCAAGAACTCAGAAAGCCTTTACAAGCGTTCCTTATGCGAAAAGCTGAGTTTTTTTACTATATTACTAGTGGATTCCTTTATGACCgatttctttctttttggtcaATCTCATGTTTACAAGAAATTCATCGTTCCACATTTAAAACTTGTGTCTGCATTTTGGATGTCACCTGTTACTTGAACAAATCttagagaaaaaaatcatataccttccttgccacttaaatttagaaacaaaagttTTGCAGTAGCATGCATAAAATACTAATTAACAAACACAAACGATGAAAAACGGTCGATAACTTATCTAAAATGCAGGTACGAGTTTTAGTTTGGGACGACCGAAATGAGATAtacctatttaaaaattttactaattaaattgAAAGTATGAATTAAGGtttatctcatttttaatttgttcttattgTGAGAAGTAAGAAAGATGAACCTGATGTTGCGTGAGACATGATTATAGTGAATACAAATTTCCGGAAAGTATAAAGTAGTTACGTGTTACATGAAAGTAATTCCCTTTTCTCTCTGGTAGGTAAATGTTGATGGGATCTTCTTGGATGAAAGTCAATACGAAGGAGCGAAGCACTGTTCGAGGATGAGTGCTAGAATTAGAAAATTAACTCTCGGTTACTGGCCCCCGGAGCAACAACTATTTGTTGCTGCTCGAAAGCCGAAGGGAATGTCGGAAAGCACTTTCCGTAAGATTACCTGGAGAGATTACGAAAATATCCGTAGTAACTATTACATTGTTACTAAAATGATCCCTTTATTTATTACAAGACAGAACAAGGAATTCAGGTTCTCTTCTTTTGTTACAGCAATCGTCATGAAGCTTCAAGGGGAACAATCCACAAGAATAAGTGGTTTGAGCGATGAAGACATAAACTTGGAAACGATTAAAAGATATGTCCATGCAACTTTAAAAAAGAAGAGATATACAGAAAGAGAAAGGGAGGATGAAGAAGAAACCGAAGGTCTTCTAAAGGTAGATATTACAGATGAAGATTAAAATTACTCAATCGTACATAATTTCAGTATTATTAGTATTATCAGTATTATTAGAACACTAATTTTACTTGAGaagaataaacttttatgttgaatatttttttcatcttgacTGTTTTCTTGACCTTGACTACTTTACTCTAAAGCCCATAAGAGTAATTGTAAAAAAAGCAAGTTATATAATTTACAAGAGTACACAGGTCcgtcaaaaatttgttgaatttttctgtaattatctttgaaatttatgtCGCCATTCGAACAAATTCTAATTAATTCGAAACAATTCGTAGCAATTTTTCAATCCCTTTCAACCCTCCTGAATTCGTCTTTCAACTCCAAATTCAATCCAAGTGGATTCGAGGCTTACTTATCAATCCTTCCCCACTCTTGTATCTGTACCAACTTCAATTCGAACACATACTGATCCATTTTTCAATCGGTACCCTTAATACTTTTGAATACGTGTGGGACTTcttgattttaaccaaaatgaattcGACATCAGTCCGAATACATAAGTGTGAATCTGAAACCAATTCGAATGCATCGGAAGCCAATCCAAACCGAACATTCAATCCCTTTAAATCGCTGAGGGTACATAAACTTTAATCCACACATACTTTAATTCTTTCCAATCCATGCGTATAATCCGCACAcgccatttaattattttcaattctaagaATCTATCCCCctctatacaatttttaaatttttgacagtttttatgtagttttcaaagttttatggaaatcttaaaatgtatcaaatttcgTCAGTAttaattctaaatgttttttataattaatttgtctagtttttgccTGTGTCTCAGTGTTTacgatataatttgaaattttgattttttccttttgaaaatctcttcattGGGTTAAATTGTGATTGTCAAGTACCGCCCCTTGTATAAAGCCCTAAAAGTTTGGTCAGTTActctctatttaaaatatttgtgaatttttaaatccttctaTTGGATTAACTGGAGTTTGTTGAAAACAATCCGCTTTTTAAAAACTcctggaaatttatatatttttcatgtatCTATGATCGTTTTcgatataattcaaattaaaaatgttttaaaatgtttaaatctctTTAACGCCTTCTATCGGACTATCCGAGGTCCATTCccctttcgaaaaaattaattatcgaatCTTGCTTTCAATTCTGGACAGCTGATTCGCCGATTCTACTGTGACTTACCATAGATATCAACGGCTAACTCAATtgataaatagttgaagtttactttttggcaaaattttcaaaacttcgaaatataaGGATACTGTCTAAACTgtctttgaatatattttatggaTATATAAAAGCAATCATTTTATTTACCTAAAAGAAATGCATTTGAAAATGGTGAACATGATAAATCGGTAAAGTCTATTTGGTTTTTCTTTGCCCAAACAACAGAGAATCGTATATGTTTATAATGTTCCTAAGTATTACATATACTATTGACATACTTctgtaattttgtttgtttgttgaatattataGTTTAtagataaagtttatttttatttaattttttgacattttgaaatatcaaataataaacaGGTCGAAAAAGTCCTTTCTGTATTTGATGTAATTAAAAGTGTTAAATAANNNNNNNNNNNNNNNNNNNNNNNNNNNNNNNNNNNNNNNNNNNNNNNNNNNNNNNNNNNNNNNNNNNNNNNNNNNNNNNNNNNNNNNNNNNNNNNNNNNNTCAACaatgttttaaatctaaaatttgttttggtATTGTTTACAAACAGAACTGAGAAATCCAAAAAAGAGATGGCACAACCGACGGAACCTAAGAGACTGAGGATGTCGGAAAGTTCATCAGAGCAAGAGGAAGAGCAGGAGCCTCGACAGCATGGAAGAAGGCAATTTCATGGCGAAGAGGTGGGCGATGATGACGAGGAGGAGGACTTTGTAGATTATGAAGAGAACGATGACAATGAAAGGGTTTCAGAAGAAGAGTATTCGAGTGAAGAAGTAGAGGACTCTGAAAATGAAGAATACAGTGATACGATTGATGAAGAAGAAGAAGTAAGTGATGCAGGAAATGAAAATGATAGATGGGGTGAAGAGAATCAAGAGGCAAATAGGGACAGTAATGACGAGGAAAGAGAAAGCAACTTAACGACGGACGAAGAGCAGGGGGAGGAGGAAGAGGTCGCAGAGCGAACATTGTTCCAAGGCTTTGGAGAAAATTTAGGTATGCACGTTCATCTACAGCACAAAGTTGAATTGAGAGCCATTGATCATTTTTTGGTAATCTTAGCCCGGGCAGTGCGATATAACAGCACTTATGAAGAAATAATTGACCaattaaaatggataaaaaaatcttttcggcATATCAATATTCCCACAAAAAAGCAGAATATTTGGAAAGTGCTCGGCTAAGACAAATCAAACTTGGTTTGTCGTTTATATTGTTGCAAATGCCAAGAGAAGGTTGGTAAGGGTTCAAAACCAACTAGAAAGTGCCGTTGTGGTGAATGCGGCCCAGGACTTCAGGAAACGAATTTGGCAGTCTTCATACAAGTGCGCTTACATCCTCAGTTGCGTGACCTTCTGAAAGTGCACAACATGGCTGAATCATTACGTTACAAATTCACCAGGGTTAAAATAAATCCTGATGCAATGGAGGACATCTACGACGGGGACAAATACAAAGAACTGAGTgaacttggaaattttttgtccAACCCTTACAATCTCTCCTTAAAATTATGGACCGAAGGTGTTAAACTTACACGATCATCTCCTGCAAATTCTTACCCGATTGTTCTGGAGGTCAACGAATTATCACCTCATGCTCGGAAGAGGCATCAATTGTTGGGTGGAATTTGGGTTGCAAGCGAACAGCCAGTATTTAATACTATACTTCTACCGATTGTTCGTGATCTTAAAATATTGCACGACGTTGGAATTTCTTGGAAACCTGATGGAGAGGCTGAGGTAACGACAAAGGTCCTTACGGTAATTTTCACGGCCGATTCTGTTGCAAGGCCAGCTGCTTTGAGAATGAAGCAATATAACGGAAAAAACGGTTGCACCTTTTGTTGTGCCCCAGGACGAATAGTAGAGAGACGACGTGTATACCTCGTCGAACCTGCCGAAATGCGCACCGATGCTTCAATCCGTCGCGATGCATTGGCATCAGTTCAACACAGAAAAGATGTAAATGGTGTAAAAGGATATTCAGCTCTCGCGGCGATTCCGGAATTTGATCTTGTTGAAGGTGTGGTCGTTGACAGCTGCCATAACCCCTTTCTCGGGCTCGCGAAGCAACATTTTATGCTTATGAGGGAAGATGTCAGCATGCCGCGTTACATTGGGAATCCACAAAAACTAGCGACAATTGATCAGCGAATGAAGGAAATCAAACCACCTTCAAGAATCTCCAGACGACCTCGGAGCATAACGATGTATAAGCAGTGGAAAGCCTCGGAATGGCGCAATTGGCTATTATATTATGCACTTCTTTGCCTTGACGGGATTTTGCAGCGACATTACCTTATACATCTGGCTCAATTATCCAGAGCCATCTTCATTTTAAATAACTCATCCATCTCAGCGGCTGATTTGGACACGGCAGAACGTCTCATAACGAGTTTTGCCGAAGAGTTTCAGGAATATTATGGAGAAAAAAACATGTCATTTAACCTCCACCTTTTGACACATGCGATCCAATCTGTCCGAAATTGGGGACCATTATGGGTGTACTCTTGTTTTTCGTCTGAggctttaaatagaaaaatcctGAGTTCTATCACAAGTCCGTACCGCAGAGCCGATCAAattattaatcgattttttcTGTCCAAATTTATCGGAAATGCGGTAAGTGACGTAGTCGTTGCTCCCGAAACGCGAACAGAAATAAAGCGTCTACTGAGAAAATCGACACTTGATGTACCCGGAGGAATGCCCGAAGGCCATTACTTTGCCGGAGTAGGAGAACCAGTAATGCGTCATCCTGATGGCGAGGAAATTCGCTTGATAGAAGCCACAGGACAAGCAATCTCTCCAAATACCATCATAAGCGTGTACAAGAAGGCTGTGATAAACGGAGTAGAGTACCAAATAGCTGATGCTGTCAATAGGAAATTCTGCAACTGTATTGCGTATTGCCGAACTGGATTTTGGTTTATACTTAACATTTTATCATACACCGATGGAGATGATACAATTGCTGGTATCATCGCAAGATTAATGCAGGATAGAGGAAGTGCATATGAAACAGTTTACATGAGACATTTCACGCATTCGGATCAAACAGCATTTTCTTTATATAACAACATAATAGCACCAGGAATGACAATAAAAGCACTAGGAAATGTTTGTGCTGTTCCCTTATGTAACTCCTGGGAGACCGATTAAGAACTTCCTCAACTTCATGAGTCTTTTCTGAGACCCCTGCCTTTCGGTGTAAAAATACAAGTTAATCTCTTAAATGTCTTAAAaccaaatttgacaaattacttagTCTGATAAACAGAAGAGGCGGTGTggaatatatgtaaaaaataccACGACCTATTTCTTGAACGGCCcctgatataatcatttttatttccttgcattccttttgaattttacaaacgCATTACAAAGCAAAAGACGATACCACATAACCCGTATACATCGAAAATACAGACAAGGATGACTTAAGAAGATGGCAAAATATGCagagtaagttttttttaattctctacgaATCTCTCACACACATTTACAAGAAAAacgataaaatgtttaataaataaataaaatgaaatccaACATGCgatcctttttttacttttacagaaTTATTTATACTTTACTTCAAAGttcatcatttaaattcaaagttcatctgttttgctgaaaaataaacaatttttttttgctaatttatttttttctgaaagtgtAAGTATTCCATCTTGAGTTTTCTTTACCACAAATATTACACTTGAACATTCCATCAGTtatgaattcatctctttggtaccacatcaatttttgtaactaaaatttaagtattcaatgttgtcttttttcgttggaaattcaagtatttcagctaaatatttagcattttaattccaaattcatattattggttaaaaacaaaactacttggttgagacTTCAATTCTTTTATTACAAGTTCATCCTGTAGGTTTCAAATTTACGActtaagtagaattttttaaatggaaagttattttttcaactaaaaattgttctatttatttttttggctaaaaagagATGTTTctaagttaaatcttcaattaattgtttgaaaattaattgttttaatttaaaatttaaatattacgtttttgagtgaaaatgtaccctttgtattcaaaattccacaaagtattttgttcaaaattgatctttagctaatgcttaaaatattttagagaaacgttcgtcattttagttaaaaaggttaaactctcttgttgcaattttttttctttttgccggaaacttatttttttcaattggaaatttaattattcgattttcggtcgaaaaataaactttttcaattaaaaattcaactttatggtttTGAAATTAATCGCTTCTAGTAGAAGATCTCGCCACTTGTTTCAGAATTCGTACGTAAGaagataaaatcaaaaattgttagaattattattgaaattcatagaCAGCAGTggcaaattcaagaaataattaatcatgtttttagtattatttaattatttaatggtactatttttatttacttcctcCTGCCGAGTATATTATAagttaaacattttcttattcaGTTAAggattccataattttattaaaaaagcatcctttttggttgaaaatcgctttttagttgaaaattcttttttttttaacttatctgTTTTAATCAATGGTCTTAAAGTCGTTAAAGTATAATTTACTTTTCCACATTTGTTGGTTTATAGCAGaggtaaaataa
The sequence above is drawn from the Belonocnema kinseyi isolate 2016_QV_RU_SX_M_011 chromosome 7, B_treatae_v1, whole genome shotgun sequence genome and encodes:
- the LOC117177256 gene encoding uncharacterized protein LOC117177256 produces the protein MKAKDSTVNVDGIFLDESQYEGAKHCSRMSARIRKLTLGYWPPEQQLFVAARKPKGMSESTFRKITWRDYENIRTIVMKLQGEQSTRISGLSDEDINLETIKRYVHATLKKKRYTEREREDEEETEGLLKN